A single region of the Phycisphaerae bacterium RAS1 genome encodes:
- a CDS encoding Double zinc ribbon, with product MRSQTQRWLLSLLILSICLSGLLGILVLLTGGRSWFEVRILLTTAAIGAASIVGLAAAAVHEARRWTPLGAVGMGATGVALAMTLIVIWVDSLIDVEAYTKTWACAIIASIGLTHVGLLALARLRRQFEFARGVTILAIVTLALQIAFLIVTETDAGDFWARLIGVNAIIDVCGTIAVPILHRISDISKREAIVTTALAVQLTCPRCGRPQQVAVGGARCGGCGLGIKIEIEEEHCPSCGYPLYQLTSAACPECGAPIAPPRPAGT from the coding sequence ATGCGTTCCCAAACCCAGCGCTGGCTCCTCTCCCTCCTCATCCTCTCCATCTGCCTCAGCGGACTGCTCGGTATCCTCGTCCTCCTTACCGGCGGGCGAAGCTGGTTCGAGGTGCGCATTCTGCTGACGACCGCGGCGATCGGGGCGGCGTCGATCGTCGGACTGGCGGCGGCGGCGGTGCATGAGGCCCGTCGCTGGACGCCGCTCGGGGCCGTTGGAATGGGGGCGACGGGCGTGGCGCTCGCGATGACGCTCATCGTCATCTGGGTTGACTCGCTCATCGACGTGGAGGCTTACACCAAGACCTGGGCCTGCGCCATCATCGCGTCGATCGGGCTCACGCACGTCGGACTGCTCGCCCTGGCGCGGCTGCGGCGGCAATTCGAGTTCGCCCGTGGCGTCACGATCCTGGCCATCGTCACGCTCGCGCTGCAAATCGCGTTTCTGATCGTGACCGAGACGGACGCCGGCGACTTCTGGGCCCGCCTCATCGGCGTCAACGCGATCATCGACGTCTGCGGCACGATCGCCGTGCCGATCCTGCACCGCATCTCCGACATTTCAAAGCGCGAGGCAATCGTCACGACCGCGCTCGCCGTGCAGCTCACGTGTCCACGTTGCGGTCGGCCGCAGCAGGTGGCGGTCGGCGGGGCGCGCTGCGGCGGCTGCGGCCTCGGTATCAAGATCGAGATTGAGGAAGAGCATTGCCCGAGCTGCGGCTACCCGCTTTACCAACTCACGTCGGCGGCCTGCCCGGAGTGCGGCGCACCGATAGCGCCGCCGCGTCCCGCGGGAACCTGA
- a CDS encoding PrkA AAA domain protein, which produces MAGHESILAIMDRHLDTSKFRQQHWEGTFFQYLDMVLADPRMARNAFQRVYDMILSFGTKKYSHLKQEYTHYKFFDDPIDHGKDGIFGLDPAIMRLVDFFKSAAQGYGTDRRILLLHGPVGSSKSTIVRLLKKGIEHYSQTDDGALYSFSWKITNEDGHEEVFPCPMHEEPLKLIPRRARKDVLSKVNAELPEDKQIRIEGDLDPFCRKMFEDLLLKYNGDWRKVLEHISVRRLLLSEKDRIGIGTFQPKDEKNQDSTELTGDINYRKIALYGSDSDPRAFNFDGELNIANRGVCEFIEVLKLDVAFLYDLLGASQEHTIKPKKFAQTDIDEVIIGHTNEPEYKKLQSNELMEAFRDRTIKIDVPYNIRLSDEVKIYDKDFNKEKVKGIHIAPHTVEVAAMWAVLTRLDEPKKAGLTLMQKLKLYDGRSIPGFTEDSIKELREEAPREGMQGISPRYIQDKISNSLVSEQTQTDKCINPFMVMNELETGLSHHSLITDEELKKKYKELLSVVREEYEDILKGEVQRAISADEDAITRLAANYIESVRAYTQHEKVRNKFTGREEPPDERLMRSIEEKIDIPDSRKDDFRQEIMNYIGALSLDGKKFEYHTNARLHKALELKLFEDSRDTIKLKNVVSGVIDDETQAKIDVVKQRLIKFFGYNETSATDVLNYVASIFARGDTKEGR; this is translated from the coding sequence ATGGCCGGACACGAAAGCATCCTGGCGATCATGGATCGCCACCTCGATACCAGCAAGTTCCGCCAGCAGCACTGGGAGGGCACGTTCTTTCAGTACCTGGACATGGTGCTGGCCGATCCGCGCATGGCGCGCAACGCGTTTCAGCGCGTGTATGACATGATCCTGAGCTTCGGAACGAAGAAGTACTCGCACCTGAAACAGGAATACACGCACTACAAGTTCTTTGACGATCCGATCGACCACGGCAAGGACGGCATCTTCGGCCTTGATCCGGCCATCATGCGGCTGGTCGATTTCTTTAAGTCCGCCGCCCAGGGCTACGGCACGGACCGGCGCATCCTGCTGCTGCACGGCCCGGTGGGCAGCAGCAAGAGCACGATCGTGCGGCTGCTGAAGAAGGGCATCGAGCATTACTCGCAGACCGACGACGGCGCGCTCTATTCCTTCTCGTGGAAGATCACGAACGAAGACGGGCACGAGGAGGTGTTTCCCTGCCCGATGCATGAGGAGCCGCTGAAGCTAATCCCGCGGCGGGCGCGCAAGGACGTGCTGTCCAAAGTGAACGCTGAACTGCCCGAGGACAAGCAGATTCGCATCGAGGGCGATCTCGACCCCTTCTGCCGCAAGATGTTCGAAGACCTGCTGCTCAAGTACAACGGCGATTGGCGCAAGGTGCTCGAGCACATCAGCGTGCGGCGGCTGCTGCTGTCGGAAAAAGACCGCATCGGCATCGGCACGTTTCAGCCCAAGGACGAGAAGAACCAGGACAGCACGGAACTCACCGGCGATATCAACTACCGCAAGATCGCGCTCTACGGCTCCGACTCCGACCCGCGCGCGTTCAATTTCGACGGCGAGTTGAACATCGCCAACCGGGGCGTGTGCGAATTCATCGAAGTGCTCAAGCTGGACGTGGCGTTCCTGTACGACCTGCTGGGCGCGTCGCAGGAGCACACGATCAAGCCCAAGAAATTCGCCCAGACGGACATCGACGAGGTCATCATCGGCCACACCAACGAGCCGGAGTATAAGAAGCTGCAGAGCAACGAGCTGATGGAGGCCTTCCGCGACCGGACGATCAAGATCGACGTGCCCTACAACATCCGCCTGAGCGACGAAGTGAAGATCTACGACAAGGACTTCAACAAGGAGAAGGTCAAGGGCATTCATATCGCGCCGCACACGGTCGAAGTGGCCGCCATGTGGGCGGTGCTGACGCGGCTGGACGAGCCGAAGAAGGCCGGCCTGACGCTGATGCAGAAGCTCAAACTCTACGATGGCCGCAGCATCCCCGGCTTCACCGAGGATTCGATCAAGGAGCTGCGCGAGGAAGCCCCGCGCGAGGGCATGCAGGGCATCAGCCCGCGCTACATCCAGGACAAGATCTCAAACTCGCTGGTGAGCGAGCAGACGCAGACCGACAAGTGCATTAACCCGTTCATGGTGATGAACGAGCTGGAGACCGGCCTCTCGCATCACTCGCTGATCACCGACGAGGAGCTGAAAAAGAAGTACAAGGAGCTGCTCTCGGTCGTGCGCGAGGAGTACGAGGACATCCTCAAGGGCGAGGTGCAGCGGGCGATTTCGGCCGACGAAGACGCGATCACGCGGCTGGCCGCCAACTACATCGAGAGCGTGCGGGCCTACACGCAGCACGAGAAAGTGCGCAACAAGTTCACCGGCCGCGAGGAGCCGCCCGACGAGCGCCTGATGCGCAGCATCGAGGAGAAGATCGACATCCCCGACAGCCGCAAGGACGATTTCCGCCAGGAAATCATGAATTACATCGGCGCGCTGTCGCTGGACGGCAAGAAGTTCGAGTATCACACGAACGCCCGGCTGCACAAGGCGCTCGAGTTGAAGCTGTTCGAGGACAGCCGCGACACGATCAAGCTGAAGAACGTCGTTAGCGGGGTGATCGACGACGAGACGCAGGCGAAGATCGACGTGGTGAAGCAGCGGCTGATCAAGTTCTTTGGCTATAACGAGACGAGTGCGACGGATGTGCTGAATTACGTGGCGAGCATTTTTGCCCGCGGCGATACGAAGGAAGGGCGCTAA